In a genomic window of Gossypium arboreum isolate Shixiya-1 chromosome 7, ASM2569848v2, whole genome shotgun sequence:
- the LOC108456896 gene encoding uncharacterized protein LOC108456896: MASNGASTEQGVRDATENSLEKIKRQLASGSGRNLLQGPLLKRSETLRKWNERWVILDPTTGKMEYKTRRNEPSIKGIITFDENSVISMSPVNFHGLPKYDGCCFYIGTPQKKDYFLCAETPGAARAWVSTLHATQLVLKAHKEAVNSLSGNGSAKLGTVATVVAAANSTAKECSKEIEAAMQVSLRNVLGLVANRPTDGPMDDFTIMKETLRVKDEELQNLARDLRARDSTIREIADKLSETAEAAESAASAAHAMDEHRRIACEEIERLTKDSEKQREAFMLKLRESEERLGFLSKERDQLIKQRDSAMQEAHTWRNELAKARERVVILEAAVLRAEEKVRVAETDAEARIKEAEQKEAAAVKEKQDLLAYVNALQAHLQRQQSDTKQIFEEKTESSNTSNSPPDTKDVELSENVDKACLSVSRTASVPEESVVHMAADEVNIQPVGEGEWSDIQATDARIADVREIAPEAEGSSHDISVVSPAINNQHDQGPNSFHQP; this comes from the exons ATGGCTTCCAATGGTGCTTCTACG gaaCAAGGAGTTAGGGATGCTACGGAAAACAGTTTGGAAAAGATCAAACGGCAACTGGCCTCTGGCTCCGGTAGGAACTTGCTCCAAGGTCCACTTCTCAAGCGATCTGAGACC CTGAGGAAATGGAATGAAAGGTGGGTGATATTAGACCCGACGACGGGGAAAATGGAATACAA GACTAGGAGGAATGAGCCAAGTATTAAGGGAATCATCACGTTTGATGAAAACAGCGTCATCTCTATGTCTCCTGTTAACTTTCA TGGACTTCCAAAGTATGATGGCTGCTGTTTCT ATATCGGGACACCCCAGAAAAAGGACTACTTTCTTTGTGCAGAGACGCCTGGTGCTGCTAGAGCCTGGGTATCAACTTTACA TGCGACACAATTGGTTCTAAAGGCTCACAAAGAAGCTGTCAATTCCTTAAGTGGCAACGGCTCTGCAAAATTAGGTACAGTTGCAACAGTAGTTGCAGCTGCCAATTCAACAGCCAAGGAATGTTCTAAAGAAATTGAAGCCGCAATGCAGGTATCCTTGAGAAATGTTCTAGGATTGGTGGCAAATAGACCCACAGATGGTCCGATGGATGATTTTACAATTATGAAG GAGACACTACGAGTCAAGGATGAGGAACTGCAGAATTTGGCTCGAGATCTTCGTGCTCGTGATTCAACAATAAGAGAAATAGCAGATAAACTTTCTGAGACTGCTGAAGCTGCTGAATCTGCAGCATCTGCAGCTCATGCAATGGATGAACATAGGAGGATTGCTTGTGAAGAAATTGAGCGCTTAACAAAAGATTCAGAAAAACAAAGGGAAGCATTCATGTTAAAG CTGAGGGAGTCTGAAGAAAGGCTTGGGTTCCTAAGTAAAGAAAGGGATCAATTGATCAAGCAGAGAGACTCTGCCATGCAGGAGGCACATACGTGGCGTAATGAGCTTGCAAAGGCTCGAGAGCGTGTTGTAATATTAGAAGCAGCTGTTCTGAGAGCAGAGGAGAAGGTCAGAGTTGCAGAAACAGATGCTGAAGCAAGAATAAAAGAAGCAGAGCAGAAAGAGGCAGCCGCTGTGAAGGAAAAGCAAGACCTTCTTGCATATGTGAATGCGTTACAAGCACATCTCCAAAG ACAACAGAGTGACACAAAGCAAATTTTCGAGGAAAAGACAGAGTCATCAAATACTAGCAACAGTCCACCTGATACAAAGGACGTTGAGTTGTCAGAGAATGTAGACAAAGCTTGTCTTAGTGTTTCGAGAACAGCGTCGGTACCTGAGGAGAGCGTAGTCCACATGGCAGCGGATGAAGTTAACATCCAACCAGTTGGTGAAGGTGAATGGAGTGATATTCAGGCAACAGATGCAAGAATAGCTGATGTAAGAGAGATAGCCCCTGAGGCAGAGGGAAGCAGCCATGATATTTCTGTTGTGAGCCCTGCAATCAATAACCAGCACGACCAAGGACCAAACTCTTTCCACCAGCCttga
- the LOC108469526 gene encoding protein JASON, producing the protein MVCDFLNRDSGLGIISRSVVRFLDLTVCRAMGCFFHCFGVRTDRSRPHLVASCSKSTERTVSRNRLSSLFVDEEKGDSPSNDLESPQINKGLKDEAKFLKSCGTIPETPVEIRKASHKFKQSPPCGGDSETSKYRSWLPNTSIDKLQLDKKSDQPPTPSKLFEVLGRSDSPDNTPSSCISNAANTGMSSICSTEGSEATTADKTAKTGIFSTSAYERNKSVRFECESDASSKSENIGQNPEKLEALGYQSASKYSPNPTPLKLSDEMQTPGTVFPSNVGIFANGKTRIRSEYVHLVLNPVGNASPLNAMKKEPLSSKEMFNEQEESPERLENGTPKLGVKQASLGKDSEDEGSLSAWLKPKQITIDDPDKNIHVTSSKTPQFNRTPGDRPIIGMVAAHWNEDESSRISPKWWDGNGIPNSTNKYKEDQKVSWHATPFEERLEKALSEESLISQRKPVDRTLMSLDEIDESDTALSQLRPSSHAKSVVSF; encoded by the exons ATGGTATGCGATTTTTTGAATCGAGACTCAGGGTTAGGGATAATCTCGAGATCAGTGGTGAGGTTTCTTGATTTGACGGTGTGCAGAGCCATGGGATGTTTCTTCCACTGTTTCGGCGTCAGAACCGATCGTTCCCGCCCTCACCTCGTCGCTTCCTGTTCCAAATCCACT GAACGTACTGTTTCTCGAAATCGATTATCGTCTCTCTTTGTTGACGAAG AGAAAGGAGATTCTCCATCCAACGATTTGGAGTCTCCACAAATTAATAAAGGTCTCAAGGATGAG GCAAAGTTCCTTAAATCTTGCGGCACAATACCAGAGACTCCGGTTGAAATTCGCAAAGCGTCTCACAAGTTTAAACAGTCCCCTCCTTGTGGTGGAGATTCAGAGACTTCGAAGTATCGTTCTTGGCTTCCAAACACATCCATTGATAAGCTTCAGTTGGATAAGAAATCTGACCAGCCACCTACTCCAAGTAAACTTTTCGAGGTGTTGGGGAGGTCAGATTCTCCGGATAATACACCTAGCAG TTGTATATCGAATGCAGCAAACACTGGGATGTCCTCCATTTGTTCTACTGAAGGTAGTGAGGCGACGACTGCTGATAAAACAGCCAAGACTGGTATCTTTTCAACTTCAGCTTATGAAAGGAACAAGTCTGTGCGATTTGAATGTGAATCTGATGCTTCTTCTAAATCTGAAAATATTGGTCAAAATCCGGAGAAACTTGAAGCACTAGGTTACCAAAGTGCATCAAAGTACTCGCCAAACCCAACCCCGTTAAAGCTTTCTGATGAAATGCAAACCCCAGGAACTGTTTTCCCCTCAAACGTGGGAATCTTTGCAAATGGGAAGACTCGGATCCGGTCTGAATACGTTCATTTAGTTTTGAATCCGGTTGGGAATGCCTCTCCGTTAAATGCAATGAAGAAAGAGCCATTGAGCTCCAAAGAGATGTTTAATGAGCAGGAAGAATCTCCTGAACGATTAGAAAATGGCACCCCCAAGCTAGGAGTAAAACAAGCTTCACTTGGTAAAGATTCAGAGGATGAAGGAAGCTTGTCTGCTTGGCTGAAGCCAAAACAGATTACCATAGATGATCCTGATAAGAATATTCATGTTACGTCCAGCAAAACCCCTCAATTTAATAGAACCCCAGGGGATAGACCCATCATTGGTATGGTGGCTGCTCACTGGAACGAAGATGAGTCTTCCCGCATCTCACCCAAGTGGTGGGATGGGAATGGAATCCCAAATTCAACTAATAAATACAAGGAG GATCAGAAAGTGAGTTGGCATGCAACCCCATTTGAAGAGAGGCTGGAAAAGGCTTTATCGGAGGAGAGTCTTATCTCTCAGAG GAAGCCTGTTGACCGAACACTCATGTCTCTTGACGAGATTGATGAAAGCGACACAGCACTGTCTCAGCTGCGACCTTCCTCACATGCCAAGTCAGTTGTTTCGTTCTGA
- the LOC108473495 gene encoding uncharacterized protein LOC108473495: MEMKMIDAASGGVLVNMTPQRARELISTMATNSQQFQPVTEPTRQVHGLSSLSLKDKIDKLANIVQTLLLDKTGPIQLCRICAKPDHPTNSCPILQEDLIEQANTVGNFPRPPQRWYDPYSNSYNVGWKDHPNLSYGTNLWFNQPFQQRPPQNQQIPTPKSSLEAIVERLANSTKKFQQKTAMHLQELDKQVSKLALTVSRLESQGKLPSQIEPNPRHNVSAIMLRSEKILEPVPGTSRAHDAGLDEKKLDTEAPVESAPQKSFAVPPPFPRRLAQCKKERDEKEILDTFRKVKINIPLLNTIKQIPRYAKFLKDLCTSKRKLLGNEKVSVGENVSAVLQRKIPPKCKDQGMFFISCKIGSVSIKKAMCDLGASINVMPLSIYKLLNAGPLKETGVIIQLADRSVVHPKGVLEDVLVKVNELIFPADFYIIDMEDGNSANSSEILLGRPFLSTSQTRIDVWSGTLTMEFDNEMVKFNVYEDMGHPNDKSQIVPCRNVDLDVKQEELSMIQKPICEAVMKASKLELKLFLERTRIPIENNANLNGEAQRHLNPLMIGESRKGFKDNGQRLKLFCKNIQVHEMEKLSLNEPNG; the protein is encoded by the coding sequence atggaaatgaaaatgatagatgctGCAAGTGGGGGGGTGCTTGTTAACATGACGCCTCAGAGAGCGAGAGAGTTGATTTCAACCATGGCTACCAACTCTCAACAATTCCAACCGGTTACAGAACCCACGAGACAGGTTCATGGATTAAGTTCTTTGTCTCTGAAAGATAAGATTGATAAgctggctaatattgttcaaacTTTGCTTTTAGATAAAACAGGCCCAATACAGTTATGCAGAATTTGCGCCAAGCCAGACCACCCGACAAACTCATGTCCGATTTTACAGGAGGATTTGATAGAACAAGCGAATACTGTCGGGAACTTTCCAAGACCACCCCAAAGATGGTATGACCCCTACTCGAACTCGTATAATGTGGGGTGGAAAGATCACCCGAATCTCAGTTATGGAACGAATCTGTGGTTCAATCAACCATTTCAACAAAGGCCACCACAGAATCAACAGATACCAACCCCAAAGTCATCTTTGGAAGCCATAGTGGAAAGGTTAGCCAACAGTACTAAGAAATTCCAACAAAAAACTGCCATGCATTTGCAGGAGTTGGATAAGCAAGTGAGCAAACTTGCGCTTACGGTTAGCCGTTTGGAATCCCAAGGTAAGTTGCCATCCCAAATTGAGCCAAATCCTCGACACAATGTAAGCGCTATAATGTTGAGGAGCGAAAAGATTTTAGAGCCCGTACCTGGCACGAGTCGTGCCCACGATGCTGGTCTAGATGAGAAGAAACTTGACACAGAGGCTCCAGTAGAGTCAGCACCACAAAAGTCATTTGCAGTACCACCTCCGTTTCCCAGAAGACTTGCCCAATGCAAGAAGGAGCGAGACGAGAAGGAGATCCTCGACACCTTTCGAAAGGTGAAAATCAACATACCTCTTCTCAATACAATTAAGCAGATCCCACGATACGCAAAATTTCTAAAAGATTTATGCACAAGTAAAAGGAAACTTCTAggcaatgaaaaggtaagtgtcggAGAAAATGTCTCCGCCGTTCTGCAACGAAAAATACCGCCCAAATGTaaggaccaaggtatgttttTCATATCCTGTAAAATAGGTAGTGTCAGTATTAAAAAAGCAATGTGTGACTTAGGTGCatcaattaatgttatgcctttgtcAATTTATAAACTACTTAATGCGGGTCCTTTAAAGGAAACAGGTGTGATTATTCAACTTGCAGATAGATCCGTAGTGCATCCGAAAGGAGTGCTGGAGGATGTTCTTGTTAAGGTAAACGAGCTAATATTTCCTGCAGACTTCTACATTATCGACATGGAGGATGGCAACTCGGCTAATTCGTCTGAGATACTTCTCGGAAGACCATTTTTGAGTACATCACAAACGAGAATTGATGTTTGGAGTGGAACACTCACCATGGAATTTGACAATGAAATGGttaagtttaatgtttatgaaGATATGGGACATCCCAATGATAAGTCACAAATCGTGCCTTGTAGGAATGTAGATCTCGATGTTAAGCAAGAGGAATTATCGATGATCCAAAAACCAATATGTGAAGCTGTAATGAAGGCCTCGAAATTAGAGTTAAAACTGTTTCTAGAACGTACAAGAATTCCGATAGAGAATAATGCAAACTTGAACGGAGAAGCTCAAAGACACCTTAATCCACTAATGATAGGGGAATCCAGGAAGGGCTTCAAAGATAATGGGCAAAGGTTGAAACTTTTCTGCAAGAACATCCAAGTGCACGAGATGGAAAAATTAAGTCTCAATGAGCCAAACGGATAA